Proteins from a single region of Acipenser ruthenus chromosome 31, fAciRut3.2 maternal haplotype, whole genome shotgun sequence:
- the LOC117396835 gene encoding tubulin beta-4B chain → MREIVHLQAGQCGNQIGAKFWEVISDEHGIDPTGTYHGDSDLQLERINVYYNEASGGKYVPRAVLVDLEPGTMDSVRSGPFGQIFRPDNFVFGQSGAGNNWAKGHYTEGAELVDSVLDVVRKEAESCDCLQGFQLTHSLGGGTGSGMGTLLISKIREEYPDRIMNTFSVVPSPKVSDTVVEPYNATLSVHQLVENTDETYCIDNEALYDICFRTLKLTTPTYGDLNHLVSATMSGVTTCLRFPGQLNADLRKLAVNMVPFPRLHFFMPGFAPLTSRGSQQYRALTVPELTQQMFDAKNMMAACDPRHGRYLTVAAIFRGRMSMKEVDEQMLNVQNKNSSYFVEWIPNNVKTAVCDIPPRGLKMSATFIGNSTAIQELFKRISEQFTAMFRRKAFLHWYTGEGMDEMEFTEAESNMNDLVSEYQQYQDATAEEEGEFEEEGEEELA, encoded by the exons tTCTGGGAGGTAATCAGCGACGAACATGGCATTGACCCCACCGGTACCTACCACGGAGACAGTGACCTCCAACTGGAGAGAATCAACGTCTATTACAACGAAGCTTCAG GTGGCAAGTATGTGCCTCGTGCAGTCTTGGTTGACCTGGAGCCTGGCACCATGGACTCTGTGCGATCTGGACCTTTTGGGCAGATCTTCAGACCAGACAACTTTGTCTTTG GCCAGAGCGGTGCCGGTAACAACTGGGCCAAGGGTCACTACACAGAGGGAGCTGAGCTGGTGGACTCAGTCCTTGATGTGGTGAGGAAAGAGGCTGAGAGCTGCGACTGTCTGCAGGGATTTCAGCTGACACACTCCCTGGGAGGAGGCACTGGCTCCGGCATGGGCACCCTGCTTATCAGCAAGATCCGGGAGGAGTACCCCGACCGTATCATGAACACTTTCAGCGTCGTGCCCTCTCCCAAAGTGTCAGACACTGTAGTCGAGCCCTACAACGCCACACTGTCAGTACATCAGCTGGTAGAGAACACAGATGAGACCTACTGCATTGACAATGAGGCTCTGTACGATATCTGTTTCCGCACCCTCAAACTCACCACCCCAACTTATGGTGACCTCAACCATCTGGTCTCTGCCACCATGAGTGGGGTGACCACCTGCCTGCGTTTCCCTGGTCAGCTGAATGCTGATCTGCGCAAGCTGGCCGTCAACATGGTCCCCTTCCCTCGTCTCCATTTCTTCATGCCAGGGTTCGCCCCtctcaccagcagaggaagccaGCAGTACCGTGCCCTCACAGTGCCTGAGCTCACCCAGCAGATGTTCGATGCCAAGAACATGATGGCGGCCTGCGACCCTCGCCATGGGCGTTACCTGACCGTGGCTGCTATCTTCCGTGGCCGCATGTCCATGAAGGAGGTGGATGAGCAGATGCTGAACGTGCAGAACAAGAATAGCAGCTACTTTGTTGAATGGATCCCCAACAACGTCAAGACCGCTGTCTGCGACATTCCCCCGAGAGGTCTCAAGATGTCCGCCACCTTCATCGGCAACAGCACTGCTATCCAGGAGCTGTTCAAGCGTATCTCTGAGCAGTTCACTGCCATGTTCAGACGCAAGGCTTTCCTGCATTGGTACACCGGAGAGGGCATGGATGAGATGGAGTTCACTGAGGCTGAGAGCAACATGAACGACCTGGTGTCCGAATACCAGCAGTATCAAGATGCCACTGCAGAGGAGGAGGGCGAGTttgaggaggagggagaagaggAATTGGCTTAA